The Halocalculus aciditolerans genome includes a window with the following:
- a CDS encoding universal stress protein codes for MAVNSTPPSDTGRPADTGIDTVVVAVAEDTPERVVESALTVAADHDADLHALSVVRMTAGVDHWDMVVERREDDAETALDTAADAAATSAHVDLTKHLRYGDPADEIAAYADAVDADLVVLGDPDRSGLRRLLTPATVTARVRRRTTTPVLAVADDTATPIDGSLHLGGDTPA; via the coding sequence ATGGCCGTGAACTCGACTCCGCCGTCCGACACGGGACGCCCCGCCGACACCGGCATCGACACCGTCGTCGTCGCCGTCGCGGAGGACACGCCCGAGCGCGTCGTCGAGAGCGCGCTCACCGTCGCCGCCGACCACGACGCCGACCTCCACGCGCTCTCCGTCGTCCGCATGACCGCCGGCGTCGACCACTGGGACATGGTCGTCGAACGCCGCGAGGACGACGCCGAAACCGCCCTCGACACCGCCGCCGACGCCGCCGCCACTTCCGCTCACGTCGACCTCACCAAGCACCTCCGCTACGGCGACCCGGCCGACGAAATCGCTGCGTACGCCGACGCCGTCGACGCCGACCTCGTCGTCCTCGGCGACCCCGACCGCTCCGGCCTCCGCCGCCTCCTCACTCCCGCCACCGTCACCGCCCGCGTCCGCCGCCGCACCACCACCCCCGTCCTCGCCGTCGCCGACGACACCGCGACCCCCATCGACGGCTCCCTCCACCTCGGCGGCGACACCCCGGCCTAA